One segment of Streptosporangium brasiliense DNA contains the following:
- a CDS encoding metallophosphoesterase, producing the protein MAGLAYASVVERNAFRLRRFDVPVLEPGQRPVRILQLSDLHLTPGRRMLINWVRSLGDLKPDLVVNTGDSIAHPDAIGPLLHALEPLLSRPGLFVYGSNDMYAPRPKNPARYLWRTSKGDHAQKIPSLPWEELGSAMAVEGWLDMNNTTARIKVGDLDVAVGGIHDSHINLDRYDLIAGPAPADADLRLGVMHSPEPRNMTRFASDGYQLLLAGHTHGGQLCIPFYGALVTNCGIDRARVKGLSRHDSAYLHVSAGLGTSPYSPVRFACFPEASLLTLVPRRRSDASTREVR; encoded by the coding sequence ATGGCCGGCCTCGCCTACGCCTCGGTCGTCGAGCGCAACGCGTTCCGCCTGCGCCGCTTCGACGTGCCCGTGCTGGAGCCCGGCCAGCGTCCGGTGCGCATCCTGCAGCTGTCCGACCTGCACCTCACCCCGGGCCGGCGGATGCTCATCAACTGGGTCCGCTCACTGGGCGACCTCAAGCCCGACCTGGTGGTCAACACCGGCGACTCCATCGCCCACCCCGACGCGATCGGCCCGCTCCTGCACGCCCTCGAACCGCTGCTGTCGCGTCCGGGCCTGTTCGTCTACGGCTCCAACGACATGTACGCCCCGCGCCCCAAGAACCCCGCGCGCTACCTCTGGCGCACCTCCAAGGGCGACCACGCCCAGAAGATCCCCTCGCTCCCCTGGGAGGAGCTGGGCTCCGCCATGGCCGTCGAGGGCTGGCTGGACATGAACAACACCACCGCCCGCATCAAGGTCGGCGATCTCGACGTGGCCGTGGGCGGCATCCACGACTCCCACATCAACCTCGACCGCTACGACCTGATCGCCGGCCCCGCTCCCGCCGACGCCGACCTCCGCCTCGGCGTCATGCACTCCCCCGAGCCCCGGAACATGACCCGCTTCGCCTCCGACGGCTACCAGCTGCTGCTCGCCGGCCACACCCACGGCGGCCAGCTCTGCATCCCCTTCTACGGCGCCCTGGTCACCAACTGCGGCATCGACCGGGCCCGCGTCAAGGGTCTGAGCCGCCACGACTCCGCCTACCTCCACGTCTCCGCCGGGCTTGGCACCAGCCCCTACTCCCCGGTCCGTTTCGCCTGCTTCCCCGAGGCGAGCCTCCTGACGCTGGTGCCCCGCCGCCGAAGTGACGCAAGCACCCGCGAAGTCCGCTAG
- a CDS encoding GatB/YqeY domain-containing protein, with translation MSTLKDRLKADLTASMKSRDEIRTRTIRMALAAVNVEEVAGKTARELSDDEIIKVLTKEAKKRREAAEAFSGAGRTEQAQAEVDEQAVLEEYLPAQLSDEELGKLVDEAVAETGAAGPQAMGQVMKVLNPKVAGRAEGGRVAQAVRARLTA, from the coding sequence ATGAGCACATTGAAGGACAGGCTGAAGGCCGACCTCACGGCCTCGATGAAGAGCAGGGACGAGATCCGCACGCGGACGATCCGCATGGCCCTGGCGGCCGTGAACGTCGAGGAGGTCGCCGGTAAGACGGCGCGCGAACTCTCCGACGACGAGATCATCAAGGTGCTGACCAAGGAGGCCAAGAAGCGCCGGGAGGCGGCCGAGGCGTTCAGCGGCGCCGGCCGTACGGAGCAGGCGCAGGCCGAGGTGGACGAGCAGGCCGTGCTGGAGGAATACCTCCCGGCCCAGCTCTCCGACGAGGAGCTCGGCAAGCTCGTGGACGAGGCCGTCGCCGAGACCGGCGCCGCCGGTCCTCAGGCGATGGGGCAGGTCATGAAGGTCCTCAACCCCAAGGTCGCCGGGCGGGCGGAGGGCGGCCGGGTGGCGCAGGCCGTGCGCGCCCGCCTGACGGCCTGA